One stretch of Eupeodes corollae chromosome 2, idEupCoro1.1, whole genome shotgun sequence DNA includes these proteins:
- the LOC129947798 gene encoding uncharacterized protein LOC129947798 isoform X1: MSNSWIDSGDGTGIFCDADADNNLLQLKLKKPKSWKWELTTSRSSPNIAMPRIMLYDHKGILLVDANQQVDDAVYRPPSGKKSAGSKSSSPKRKTKKFDRAATTNLDKILHQDDEDTGLGSLDSAERQWFRPLLSNDSLKTKRKPSNFRNANRKGEDTSAPYEIDIDSLQICEATDSNSQSPLPICEIVDSSTQSSPPPPLPSEDNKDLEEELNIDAPWRRKLSLKTKYIESSDLANHHPVNLNIPVIFSENEGTPERQYISKASWKPFYSNGCLNVTPSSTKPFERRATSFKEVRFKVDPETETSKGEEQKLKRRCRRSNTNNLPNPTHSRSILERQSARKGRLSSPEFETFESHEVRMAPRYFLRTCRAGTLVVAEESGRYKRTRRRIRKTSSTENVLSHSSSSLLRQKGILNSSLGDPCSQSQSVKNFGEYNGSRSRRKAVPIRRHRSDGNILLVTSSEEDNCDRRKMKNRSKNTVWRHKNGDVKTYEDSNE; encoded by the exons ATGTCAAATTCATGGATTGACAGCGGCGATGGTACCGGTATCTTTTGCGATGCGGATGCTGACAACAATTTGCTGCAATTAAAGCTGAAGAAGCCAAAATCTTGGAAATGGGAACTAACGACATCGAGGTCGTCGCCAAATATAGCCATGCCAAGGATTATGTTGTACGATCATAAGGGCATTTTGTTAGTTGATGCCAATCAGCAGGTTGACGACGCGGTCTATAGGCCCCCATCAGGGAAGAAGTCGGCGGGATCAAAATCGTCATCACCGAAGAGAAAGACTAAGAAGTTCGACAGAGCTGCGACAACAAATCTCGATAAGATTCTCCATCAAGACGACGAAGATACTGGGCTAGGTTCCTTGGACTCTGCAGAGAGGCAGTGGTTTAGACCGCTGCTGTCGAATGACAGCCTGAAAACGAAGAGAAAGCCCTCGAATTTCAGGAATGCCAACAGAAAAGGTGAAGACACATCTGCTCCTTATGAGATTGACATTGACTCTTTGCAGATATGTGAGGCAACCGACTCAAATTCACAAAGTCCCTTGCCCATTTGTGAGATTGTAGACTCAAGTACGCAGAGTTCGCCTCCGCCACCGCTGCCGTCGGAAGACAACAAGGACCTGGAAGAAGAACTGAATATTGACGCACCGTGGCGAAGGAAATTGAGCCTCAAGACTAAGTACATAGAATCTTCGGATCTGGCAAATCATCATCCAGTGAACCTCAATATTCCGGTGATTTTTTCTGAGAACGAAGGAACCCCAGAGCGACAATATATTTCCAAGGCATCATGGAAGCCATTTTACTCGAATGGCTGTCTCAATGTAACGCCCTCTAGTACAAAACCATTCGAACGACGAGCAACTTCATTCAAAGAAGTCCGCTTCAAGGTTGATCCAGAAACCGAAACGTCTAAGGGTGAAGAGCAGAAGTTAAAACGGCGGTGTCGCCGATCGAACACAAACAATCTTCCAAATCCAACTCACTCCCGATCGATTCTGGAACGACAAAGTGCCAGGAAAGGTCGACTTTCTTCACCTGAATTCGAGACATTCGAAAGTCATGAAGTTAGAATGGCTCCGCGGTACTTTCTGCGCACTTGCAGGGCCGGAACTTTAGTTGTGGCTGAAGAAAGTGGACGATATAAGAGAACACGACGGAGAATACGAAAAACTTCTTCAACGGAAAACGTCCTAAGTCACTCGAGTTCTTCGTTGTTAAGGCAGAAGGGAATACTGAATTCAAGTCTGGGTGATCCATGTTCGCAGAGTCAGAGTGTTAAGAACTTTGGGGAATATAATGGGAGTCGGTCTCGAAGAAAGGCAGTACCGATACGAAGGCATAGAAGTGATGGTAATATTCTACTAGTGACTTCATCCGAGGAAGATAACTGTGATAGAAGAAAAATGAAGAATCGATCGAAGAATACAGTGTGGCGGCATAAAAATGGAG ATGTCAAAACCTATGAAGATTCTAATGAATAA
- the LOC129946100 gene encoding uncharacterized protein LOC129946100, translating to MASVVFLAFISSLFLLIIINTSVQFNSVEGLPLSQGKRNIVYTRYVRRRPIPYSNNYVREVIEVFKTHRRPPPYAFLHDEDLTRFVRCDFDPSMPDCGEETNSATTSERSSTSSTTSRSDISTSTLAPFATSTRTTFTPLSWWDRRTEESSTETPTTSTTTTEQNIPQLGLPEAITSTSKPLVSIDLEDEETNKSEDGNEYDDGFNKERNNDPGETEYYDEGEEDENNNSQGVTNDNEVEEEAEAEVETADDADTEVETQTQETTVKPTTKSFLNWF from the exons ATGGCTTCGGTTgtatttttagcttttatttcgtcgttgtttcttttaataataattaatacaaGTGTTCAGTTTAATTCTGTTGAAGGTTTACCCCTTTCCCAAGGGAAAAGGAATATTGTTTACACTCGTTACGTTCGAAGGAGGCCAATACCGTATTCGAATAATTATGTCCGTGAAGTGATTGAGGTTTTTAAAACTCATCGAAGACCACCACCTTATGCTTTTCTGCATGATGAGGATCTAACAAGATTCGTTAGGTGTGATTTTGATCCTAGTATGCCAGATT GTGGTGAAGAAACAAATTCAGCTACCACTTCGGAAAGATCATCAACTTCTTCAACTACATCGCGGTCTGATATTTCAACTTCAACTTTAGCACCTTTTGCGACTTCTACTCGTACAACTTTTACGCCATTGTCATGGTGGGATCGAAGAACTGAAGAAAGTTCTACGGAAAcaccaacaacatcaacaactaCTACAGAACAGAATATTCCTCAATTAGGATTACCTGAGGCAATAACTTCAACTTCAAAACCTCTAGTTTCTATAGATCTTGAAGATGAAGAAACTAATAAAAGTGAAGATGGCAATGAATATGATGATGGGTTCAACAAGGAAAGAAATAACGATCCGGGTGAAACTGAATATTATGATGAAGGCGAAGAAGATGAGAATAATAATTCTCAAGGTGTAACAAATGATAATGAAGTTGAAGAAGAAGCTGAAGCCGAAGTTGAAACTGCCGATGATGCAGATACAGAAGTTGAGACACAAACTCAAGAAACGACAGTTAAGCCGACAACAAAGtcgtttttaaattggttttaa
- the LOC129947798 gene encoding uncharacterized protein LOC129947798 isoform X2, which translates to MPTEKICEATDSNSQSPLPICEIVDSSTQSSPPPPLPSEDNKDLEEELNIDAPWRRKLSLKTKYIESSDLANHHPVNLNIPVIFSENEGTPERQYISKASWKPFYSNGCLNVTPSSTKPFERRATSFKEVRFKVDPETETSKGEEQKLKRRCRRSNTNNLPNPTHSRSILERQSARKGRLSSPEFETFESHEVRMAPRYFLRTCRAGTLVVAEESGRYKRTRRRIRKTSSTENVLSHSSSSLLRQKGILNSSLGDPCSQSQSVKNFGEYNGSRSRRKAVPIRRHRSDGNILLVTSSEEDNCDRRKMKNRSKNTVWRHKNGDVKTYEDSNE; encoded by the exons ATGCCAACAGAAAAG ATATGTGAGGCAACCGACTCAAATTCACAAAGTCCCTTGCCCATTTGTGAGATTGTAGACTCAAGTACGCAGAGTTCGCCTCCGCCACCGCTGCCGTCGGAAGACAACAAGGACCTGGAAGAAGAACTGAATATTGACGCACCGTGGCGAAGGAAATTGAGCCTCAAGACTAAGTACATAGAATCTTCGGATCTGGCAAATCATCATCCAGTGAACCTCAATATTCCGGTGATTTTTTCTGAGAACGAAGGAACCCCAGAGCGACAATATATTTCCAAGGCATCATGGAAGCCATTTTACTCGAATGGCTGTCTCAATGTAACGCCCTCTAGTACAAAACCATTCGAACGACGAGCAACTTCATTCAAAGAAGTCCGCTTCAAGGTTGATCCAGAAACCGAAACGTCTAAGGGTGAAGAGCAGAAGTTAAAACGGCGGTGTCGCCGATCGAACACAAACAATCTTCCAAATCCAACTCACTCCCGATCGATTCTGGAACGACAAAGTGCCAGGAAAGGTCGACTTTCTTCACCTGAATTCGAGACATTCGAAAGTCATGAAGTTAGAATGGCTCCGCGGTACTTTCTGCGCACTTGCAGGGCCGGAACTTTAGTTGTGGCTGAAGAAAGTGGACGATATAAGAGAACACGACGGAGAATACGAAAAACTTCTTCAACGGAAAACGTCCTAAGTCACTCGAGTTCTTCGTTGTTAAGGCAGAAGGGAATACTGAATTCAAGTCTGGGTGATCCATGTTCGCAGAGTCAGAGTGTTAAGAACTTTGGGGAATATAATGGGAGTCGGTCTCGAAGAAAGGCAGTACCGATACGAAGGCATAGAAGTGATGGTAATATTCTACTAGTGACTTCATCCGAGGAAGATAACTGTGATAGAAGAAAAATGAAGAATCGATCGAAGAATACAGTGTGGCGGCATAAAAATGGAG ATGTCAAAACCTATGAAGATTCTAATGAATAA